Proteins found in one Deinococcus multiflagellatus genomic segment:
- the mglB gene encoding GTPase-activating protein MglB gives MIEPTLALYGDAFERVDQHIQELLETTGVRYGLLVDRKGFVLSHKEALWAPRPPALDSVATLVASNAAATAALANMLGERTFSEQIHQGENGTLYVESVGTDSLLTLIFDASVPLGKVKVYAKKTIAQIAAILDELKDLPPVQLNDDFSQGAASLLDDLLG, from the coding sequence ATGATCGAACCCACCCTGGCACTCTACGGCGACGCGTTTGAGCGCGTGGATCAGCACATTCAGGAGCTCCTGGAAACCACGGGCGTGCGCTACGGCCTGCTGGTGGACCGCAAGGGTTTCGTGCTTTCGCACAAAGAAGCGCTGTGGGCGCCCCGCCCCCCGGCCCTGGACAGTGTGGCGACGCTGGTGGCCAGCAACGCCGCCGCCACCGCCGCGCTGGCGAACATGCTGGGCGAGCGCACCTTCAGCGAGCAGATTCACCAGGGCGAGAACGGCACCCTGTACGTGGAATCGGTGGGCACCGATTCGCTGCTCACGCTGATTTTCGACGCCTCCGTGCCGCTGGGCAAGGTGAAGGTGTACGCCAAGAAGACCATCGCGCAGATCGCGGCGATCCTCGACGAACTCAAGGACCTGCCTCCCGTGCAACTGAATGACGACTTCAGCCAGGGTGCGGCGTCCCTGCTCGACGACCTGCTCGGTTAA